A window of the Candidatus Bathyarchaeota archaeon genome harbors these coding sequences:
- a CDS encoding DUF2283 domain-containing protein, whose product MAKVKYYCDVDVLTVYLKEVAEDRIEDHGRATILYREGKPIGFEIWRASGLHATAKTVVP is encoded by the coding sequence TTGGCTAAGGTAAAGTATTATTGCGATGTGGATGTTCTAACGGTTTACCTGAAGGAGGTTGCGGAGGACCGTATCGAGGACCATGGAAGAGCCACGATCCTTTACCGTGAAGGGAAACCCATAGGCTTTGAGATTTGGCGGGCAAGCGGATTGCACGCCACAGCGAAAACGGTTGTGCCTTGA
- a CDS encoding nucleotidyltransferase domain-containing protein, translated as MYWVKYHLNHLRDWRRAVEAVSRALKDLAADAEAYVIGGAAEGRLTALSDIDVLICVGSSRSRGELARLRRRILARAMDEYGLPWDYPVELHVYAREDCEGILKRARKIQL; from the coding sequence ATGTACTGGGTTAAATATCACCTGAACCATTTGAGGGACTGGAGGAGAGCTGTGGAGGCCGTGTCGAGGGCCCTGAAGGACTTAGCGGCGGACGCCGAGGCCTACGTGATCGGGGGGGCGGCTGAGGGGAGGCTTACAGCGCTGAGCGATATAGACGTATTGATATGCGTGGGCTCATCCAGGTCGAGGGGGGAGCTGGCCCGTCTGAGGAGACGGATATTGGCCAGGGCGATGGACGAGTACGGCCTGCCATGGGACTATCCGGTGGAGCTGCACGTATACGCCAGGGAGGATTGCGAGGGGATCCTGAAGAGGGCGAGGAAGATTCAATTATAA
- a CDS encoding HEPN domain-containing protein, protein MKIDPKSEAEYRAKLARGYLERAEKFLSTGDYRECVEASQLAVENAAKAVVALMRIPSWSQDPSDELMELIGELPGDCRGWAVRPAGLARELAPEHGVVTYGKPVEGLAPWELYGEPEASAALGKADKAVKLMERLLQASI, encoded by the coding sequence GTGAAGATAGATCCTAAATCCGAGGCTGAGTACAGGGCCAAGCTCGCCAGGGGCTATTTAGAGAGGGCGGAGAAATTCCTCTCCACGGGGGATTACAGGGAGTGCGTTGAGGCCTCCCAGCTCGCCGTTGAAAACGCGGCGAAAGCCGTGGTGGCGTTGATGAGGATCCCGAGCTGGAGCCAAGATCCATCGGACGAATTGATGGAGCTGATCGGTGAATTGCCAGGGGATTGTAGGGGCTGGGCCGTAAGACCGGCGGGGCTGGCGCGTGAGTTGGCGCCCGAGCACGGTGTGGTCACGTACGGCAAGCCGGTTGAAGGCCTGGCTCCATGGGAGCTCTACGGCGAACCTGAAGCCTCAGCCGCCCTGGGGAAGGCGGATAAAGCCGTCAAGTTGATGGAGAGGCTGCTCCAGGCTTCGATTTGA
- a CDS encoding DUF3782 domain-containing protein, with amino-acid sequence MISELKSRLFKLLREDEEFRYAVAGLLGLDEALKAIRILQEQVADNTEAIRVLQKQVADNTEAIRVLQRQVADNTEAIRVLQKQVADNTEAIRVLQRQVADNTEAIRALQGQVVEHSRILGEHSKRIEELARAVQALGARWGILAEDSFRRGMKELVESYFGGKVERWIHHDREGFVHGHPSIVEVDLVARDEERILIEVKSSVSKADVSELWRAGQLYERVEGVKPRLFVVSPYVDEKARETAEKLGIKVCTSL; translated from the coding sequence ATGATCTCCGAACTCAAGTCCAGGCTGTTCAAGCTTCTAAGGGAGGATGAGGAGTTCCGCTATGCGGTGGCGGGGCTCCTAGGATTAGATGAGGCCCTAAAGGCCATCAGGATCCTACAGGAGCAGGTCGCAGATAATACCGAGGCTATTAGGGTTCTTCAGAAGCAGGTCGCCGACAACACCGAAGCCATAAGGGTGCTTCAGAGGCAGGTCGCAGATAATACCGAGGCTATTAGGGTTCTTCAGAAGCAGGTCGCCGACAACACCGAAGCCATAAGGGTGCTTCAGAGGCAGGTCGCAGATAATACCGAGGCTATCAGGGCCTTGCAGGGGCAGGTCGTGGAGCACTCCAGGATTTTAGGTGAGCACTCTAAGAGGATTGAGGAGCTCGCCAGGGCGGTTCAGGCTTTAGGCGCTAGGTGGGGGATACTGGCCGAGGACTCCTTTAGGCGTGGCATGAAGGAGCTTGTGGAGAGCTACTTCGGGGGGAAGGTTGAGAGGTGGATCCACCATGACAGGGAGGGCTTCGTCCACGGCCATCCAAGCATAGTGGAGGTCGACCTCGTGGCCAGGGATGAGGAGCGCATCCTGATCGAGGTTAAATCCAGCGTGTCCAAGGCTGACGTCTCGGAGCTTTGGAGGGCTGGCCAGTTATACGAGAGGGTGGAGGGGGTTAAGCCGAGGCTCTTCGTGGTGTCGCCCTACGTCGATGAGAAAGCCAGGGAGACGGCGGAGAAGCTCGGGATAAAGGTGTGCACGAGCCTATGA
- a CDS encoding cation:proton antiporter, with translation MKRAYLAFILVVASPMVLQALPGEMNTHLSRLSGWVYEVVEGVENPVPNARISLYNGSILLLEQRTGKNGSYSIELPPGNYTVRVEDDGHIPREAYVILGLNATVRMDFQLEAEVEPYEVLMLIQGLPEELHPELRLDGRFHGYALNGTKLSFKGGSTHVIELSEVAGDRVRFIPERYFQVVDGNGAATFQYKRQFHIGSETNPWMAGWYDEGSFIRFEAREVIDLGNATRLLFDRWVRDGEVLEDNPLILRVDSPFHVDSKYRRQYLLAAYSDRSSVVGGGWYDENSIAHISIAEGEVGVMPFKYRFNGWRGDVESPNITLSIYMDGPKSLYAEWERVQPVEVERLDPLYKAIIGVSLLISAAKILSGLFAKVKLPEVLGELSAGMLLGPYALGGLMVHGEPLIELNEYIIAFAEIGAILLLFIAGLETGFGRFKEMGGVSAIVGVSGVATPLLLGLYIMELLGFPWNVSLLVAAALTATSIAITVRTLEGIGRLHSTEGIVMINSAVIDDVLGLAVLAVVTSMVTAGTTLKPFDVIWLLSRTIIFWIILLAVVLKIAPRIVGVAERWKARGTVETISTATCFGSAIAAAAIGLSPIVGAFAAGMALAGSRVIARIRDYTERLSILFSPIFFAVIGAEFNVRALTTEGLWIILTLIIVAILSKLMGCGLPASILLKDHRRGFRVGVGMISRGEVGLIIAGIGITSGIMSQSLYDATIVMVMSTTIITPVILKWLYARHSRTHMTGQDNPQRNPRPRPP, from the coding sequence ATGAAAAGGGCCTACTTGGCGTTCATCCTTGTAGTGGCTTCCCCCATGGTTCTTCAAGCCTTACCGGGGGAGATGAATACGCATCTCAGCCGTTTAAGCGGCTGGGTCTACGAGGTCGTGGAGGGGGTTGAAAATCCTGTTCCGAACGCCAGAATCTCCCTATATAACGGGAGCATCCTACTCCTGGAGCAGAGGACCGGTAAGAACGGCTCCTACTCCATCGAATTACCCCCGGGAAACTACACGGTGAGGGTTGAAGATGACGGCCATATACCCCGGGAGGCCTACGTAATCCTGGGTTTAAACGCTACGGTTCGGATGGACTTCCAGCTGGAGGCGGAGGTGGAGCCTTACGAGGTCTTGATGCTGATCCAGGGCCTCCCAGAGGAGCTCCATCCGGAGCTGAGGCTGGACGGGAGGTTCCACGGATACGCCCTTAACGGAACCAAGCTATCCTTTAAGGGGGGGAGCACCCACGTCATAGAGTTATCCGAGGTGGCCGGGGATCGCGTCAGGTTCATCCCAGAGAGGTACTTTCAGGTCGTGGATGGGAATGGCGCCGCGACGTTCCAGTATAAGCGGCAGTTCCATATAGGCTCGGAGACGAACCCTTGGATGGCTGGATGGTACGATGAGGGCTCCTTTATCCGATTTGAGGCCAGGGAGGTCATCGACCTGGGCAACGCGACCCGCCTATTATTTGATCGATGGGTCAGGGATGGGGAGGTCCTGGAGGATAACCCCCTTATCCTGAGGGTTGACTCCCCCTTCCACGTAGACTCCAAGTACAGGCGGCAGTACCTCCTCGCAGCCTATTCGGATAGGAGCAGCGTGGTGGGGGGCGGCTGGTACGATGAGAACTCCATAGCCCACATCTCCATAGCGGAGGGGGAGGTTGGGGTCATGCCCTTCAAGTACAGGTTTAATGGCTGGCGCGGCGATGTGGAGAGCCCCAACATCACCCTGAGCATATACATGGATGGCCCTAAGAGCCTCTACGCTGAATGGGAGAGGGTTCAACCCGTCGAGGTTGAGAGGCTCGATCCGCTCTACAAGGCCATCATAGGGGTTAGCCTCCTGATATCCGCGGCTAAGATCCTGAGCGGCTTATTCGCGAAGGTGAAGCTGCCCGAGGTTTTAGGGGAGCTATCAGCGGGGATGCTCCTGGGCCCCTACGCCCTGGGCGGATTAATGGTCCACGGGGAGCCCCTGATAGAGTTGAACGAGTACATTATAGCCTTCGCCGAGATAGGGGCCATCCTCCTCCTCTTCATAGCCGGTTTAGAGACAGGCTTCGGGAGGTTCAAGGAGATGGGTGGCGTATCGGCCATCGTAGGGGTTTCAGGGGTGGCGACCCCACTCCTCCTAGGCCTCTACATTATGGAGCTCCTAGGCTTCCCGTGGAACGTGAGCCTCCTCGTCGCCGCGGCCCTCACAGCCACGAGCATAGCGATAACTGTGAGGACCTTGGAAGGCATCGGAAGACTCCACTCAACCGAGGGGATAGTCATGATAAACTCCGCCGTGATAGACGACGTGCTGGGCTTAGCGGTGTTAGCCGTGGTCACATCAATGGTGACGGCGGGAACCACGCTTAAACCCTTCGATGTAATATGGCTCCTCTCCAGGACCATAATCTTCTGGATCATCCTATTAGCCGTGGTGTTGAAGATCGCCCCAAGGATAGTGGGGGTCGCCGAGAGATGGAAGGCTAGAGGCACCGTGGAGACCATATCCACAGCTACGTGCTTCGGAAGCGCGATAGCCGCGGCGGCGATAGGCCTCTCCCCGATAGTAGGTGCGTTCGCAGCGGGGATGGCCCTGGCGGGCTCCAGGGTCATAGCTAGGATCAGGGACTACACGGAACGCCTAAGCATACTCTTCTCCCCCATATTCTTCGCCGTGATAGGCGCAGAATTTAACGTGAGAGCCCTCACCACGGAGGGGCTGTGGATAATCCTCACCCTGATAATAGTCGCCATACTAAGCAAACTGATGGGATGCGGCCTACCCGCATCGATCCTCCTAAAAGACCATAGGAGAGGGTTTAGGGTAGGCGTCGGGATGATCTCCAGGGGCGAGGTCGGACTCATAATAGCAGGCATAGGCATAACCTCAGGCATCATGAGCCAAAGCCTCTACGACGCGACGATAGTCATGGTGATGAGCACCACCATAATAACCCCGGTAATCCTGAAATGGCTATACGCGAGGCATAGCAGAACTCACATGACGGGGCAGGATAACCCACAGCGAAACCCACGCCCCAGACCCCCATGA
- a CDS encoding FeoA domain-containing protein: MAALRKALADGLVEERDGGLRLTEKGLRRLLAHRERFIHEKYGHPRGVLGRLSRIIEGKVGDLRAHWRERHGIDRGDLDAFYSSLTIFKGRIEDTVPLSSLKPGESGIVSYYLGGKGLLRRLAEMGLTPGVEVSIVKTAPLRGPVQVSVRGYSLALGRGVASRIFVKPLRGHGGPS; encoded by the coding sequence ATGGCCGCCCTGAGGAAAGCCTTAGCCGATGGCCTCGTGGAGGAGCGGGATGGAGGGTTGAGGCTCACGGAGAAGGGGTTGAGGAGGCTGCTAGCCCATAGGGAGCGGTTCATCCACGAGAAATACGGCCATCCCAGGGGCGTCCTAGGGCGGTTATCGAGGATCATCGAGGGTAAAGTAGGCGATCTAAGGGCTCACTGGCGGGAGAGGCATGGAATAGACCGGGGGGACCTAGACGCCTTCTACTCCTCGTTAACCATCTTCAAGGGGCGTATCGAGGATACGGTCCCCCTCAGCTCCTTGAAGCCCGGAGAAAGCGGAATCGTATCCTACTATCTAGGGGGGAAGGGTTTGCTGAGGAGGCTCGCCGAGATGGGGTTAACCCCCGGTGTAGAGGTGAGCATCGTGAAGACCGCCCCGCTCCGCGGGCCCGTCCAGGTCTCCGTGAGGGGATACTCCCTCGCGCTGGGCAGGGGGGTTGCCTCAAGGATCTTCGTAAAGCCTTTGAGGGGGCATGGGGGGCCGAGTTGA
- a CDS encoding glycosyltransferase family 2 protein — protein MRPMDMGLNHPLGRMLVVVCARDEEDTLSTCLDSLLGQRRRVDRIVVVDDGSSDSTPEICDRYAAAHDRVVAVHRRRGGGDGGRAAARGIEIARAFNSGLEAVRRERFDYLAKVDADVILSRNYMDVIVSEFEMDPRLGLAGGITVNEPTHQVRGGNRVFRWDCWMDVSWGGRMPLVDAEDTYTTVKALYKGWRVKLVPEARSVHLRAGGAKGLGKMVSERLRVGAACYALGYHPLLFLGRSLLRTAAPPYLVGSMASLAGWIHAWIRGARVEEELRSYLRREQAQRLKGMIRSPGSVKSLLRGLRGREPG, from the coding sequence TTGAGGCCGATGGATATGGGGCTCAACCATCCCCTGGGGAGGATGCTGGTGGTGGTATGCGCGAGGGATGAGGAGGATACATTGTCCACATGCCTGGATTCCCTGCTGGGTCAAAGGAGGCGGGTGGATAGGATAGTGGTGGTGGACGATGGGAGCTCCGACTCCACGCCTGAGATATGCGACAGATACGCTGCAGCGCATGACCGTGTGGTGGCCGTGCACCGTCGGAGGGGTGGCGGAGATGGGGGGAGGGCTGCCGCGAGGGGCATCGAGATAGCCAGGGCCTTCAACTCCGGCTTGGAGGCGGTTAGGCGTGAACGCTTCGATTACCTCGCCAAGGTGGATGCGGACGTGATCCTCTCGAGGAATTACATGGACGTGATAGTCTCGGAGTTCGAGATGGATCCGAGGCTGGGGTTGGCGGGCGGGATAACCGTGAACGAACCCACCCATCAGGTTAGGGGTGGGAACAGGGTCTTCAGGTGGGATTGCTGGATGGATGTGAGCTGGGGCGGCCGCATGCCCCTCGTGGACGCGGAGGACACCTACACCACGGTTAAAGCCCTCTATAAGGGCTGGAGGGTTAAGCTGGTACCCGAGGCCAGGTCGGTACACCTCAGGGCCGGGGGGGCTAAGGGCCTGGGGAAGATGGTCTCGGAGAGGCTCAGGGTGGGCGCCGCATGCTACGCCCTCGGCTACCATCCCCTCCTCTTCCTGGGGAGATCCTTGCTGAGGACGGCGGCCCCCCCATACCTGGTGGGCTCCATGGCATCCCTGGCGGGCTGGATCCACGCGTGGATCAGGGGGGCTAGGGTGGAGGAGGAGCTCCGAAGCTACTTGAGGAGGGAGCAGGCTCAACGCCTGAAGGGGATGATCAGAAGCCCGGGGAGCGTTAAAAGCCTCTTAAGAGGCCTAAGGGGGAGGGAGCCCGGCTGA
- a CDS encoding nucleotidyltransferase domain-containing protein, with amino-acid sequence MVGSSWDKPLVERAVERLVEELGDRVTAVALFGSRARGDSKEWSDFDFLIVVRGVSGVEGRFRIYDPLRRVLKRDVTVLDIDEAEIFREGLTVDSFLLNVAWDAVILYDPTGRLTRLFERVKAAVRGAGLIRYRTRDGKYGWRPTGGRLGVIEV; translated from the coding sequence GTGGTTGGGTCGTCTTGGGATAAACCCCTGGTGGAGAGGGCTGTTGAGAGGCTCGTGGAGGAGTTGGGGGATAGGGTCACCGCTGTAGCGTTGTTCGGCAGCCGGGCTAGAGGCGACTCCAAGGAATGGAGCGACTTCGACTTCCTAATAGTCGTGAGGGGCGTGAGCGGCGTCGAGGGGAGGTTTAGGATTTACGACCCGCTCAGAAGGGTGCTTAAACGCGATGTAACGGTGCTGGACATCGATGAGGCGGAGATCTTCAGGGAGGGGTTGACCGTGGACTCGTTCCTCCTCAACGTGGCGTGGGATGCCGTCATCCTCTACGATCCGACGGGCAGGCTCACGAGGCTCTTCGAGCGTGTAAAGGCGGCGGTGAGGGGGGCCGGGCTCATCAGGTACAGGACCAGGGATGGGAAGTATGGGTGGAGGCCCACGGGGGGACGGCTCGGGGTGATCGAAGTTTAG
- the feoB gene encoding ferrous iron transport protein B, with product MNRRISPHPRPRSRRGEITVALAGNANVGKSVIFNQLTGLNQIVGNWPGKTVERAEGTLYYEGRRIRIIDLPGTYSLSAFSMEELIAREYIAEGSPDVVVNVVDASALERNLYLTLQLLELKTPLVMALNQIDFAAKKGVRIDAEKLSKTLGIPVVPTVATSGLGINQLLAEIVALTEGEVGISPIEVGFGREVEEHVQKLEQSIRRILPELASKYPARWLAVKLIERDEEVQAKVLREDNGREILSQAESSIEAIERIHGEPAPIVIASERYSLAAKITRAVTVVVHPPKLTLEEKLDSITTHKILGYIILGGILAAMFTAIFLIGGFLAELLETILMETALPWVEENASRLFNPAITGILTRGGLTGIVAGVTIALPYIVPFYFLLSLLEDSGYLPRAAFLLDNPMHKLGLHGKASICLLLGFGCSVPACMGCRIMETQRERLLGGFLTVLVPCAARSVVILGLVGRYVGIPAALGVYAFDITLIFLLGRLGYRVLPGEPIGLIMEVPQYKRPSLKTILKKAWIRTREFIFVAFPIIIGGSLILEALNITGISWTVSGRMAPIVSGWLRLPEAAGIPLMFGVLRKELTMILLAEVSGTTNFSSILTPVQMVVFSLVTMLYIPCMATIGALIKEYGLMKALTITLVDVALALLIGGLAARILPMAMAG from the coding sequence TTGAACCGTCGTATCAGCCCTCATCCGAGGCCGCGCAGCCGTAGAGGGGAGATAACCGTCGCCTTAGCCGGCAACGCAAACGTGGGGAAATCCGTGATATTCAACCAGCTTACGGGCCTCAACCAGATAGTTGGGAACTGGCCTGGGAAGACCGTGGAGAGGGCTGAGGGAACCCTATACTACGAGGGCAGGAGGATACGCATCATAGACCTGCCCGGAACCTACTCGCTGTCGGCCTTCTCGATGGAGGAGCTCATCGCGAGGGAGTACATCGCCGAGGGCAGCCCGGACGTGGTGGTCAACGTCGTGGACGCCTCCGCCCTGGAGCGCAACCTCTACTTAACCCTGCAGCTCCTCGAGCTTAAAACCCCCCTGGTCATGGCCCTAAACCAGATAGACTTCGCAGCCAAGAAGGGCGTGAGGATCGACGCGGAGAAGCTCTCGAAGACCCTCGGCATCCCGGTCGTGCCGACCGTCGCCACCTCGGGATTGGGGATAAACCAGCTCCTAGCCGAGATAGTGGCGTTAACCGAAGGGGAGGTGGGGATCAGCCCCATCGAGGTGGGGTTCGGCCGGGAGGTCGAGGAGCACGTGCAGAAGCTGGAGCAGAGCATTCGAAGGATCCTACCCGAGCTAGCCTCGAAGTATCCGGCGAGATGGCTGGCGGTTAAACTCATAGAGAGGGATGAGGAGGTCCAAGCCAAGGTATTAAGGGAGGACAACGGGAGGGAGATATTATCCCAGGCTGAATCCTCCATAGAGGCCATCGAGCGAATCCACGGGGAGCCCGCTCCGATAGTTATAGCCTCGGAGCGCTACAGCCTAGCGGCTAAGATAACCAGGGCCGTAACGGTGGTGGTGCATCCCCCGAAGCTCACCCTGGAGGAGAAGCTCGACTCCATAACCACCCATAAGATACTGGGCTACATCATCCTAGGCGGTATCCTCGCCGCCATGTTCACAGCCATCTTCTTGATCGGAGGCTTCCTAGCGGAGCTCCTGGAGACCATCCTCATGGAGACGGCCCTTCCCTGGGTCGAAGAGAACGCTTCACGGCTGTTCAACCCCGCGATCACAGGGATCCTCACGAGGGGTGGCCTCACAGGGATCGTAGCTGGAGTAACCATAGCGCTCCCATACATAGTGCCGTTCTATTTCCTCCTATCCCTCCTGGAGGATAGCGGATACCTCCCCAGGGCAGCCTTCCTCCTCGACAACCCCATGCATAAGCTAGGCCTCCACGGCAAGGCCAGCATATGCCTGCTGCTGGGCTTCGGATGCAGCGTACCCGCATGCATGGGTTGTCGAATAATGGAGACACAGAGGGAGAGGCTGCTCGGCGGCTTCCTCACAGTCCTGGTTCCATGCGCCGCCAGGAGCGTCGTGATCCTAGGCCTGGTCGGGAGGTACGTCGGGATACCGGCCGCCCTAGGGGTCTACGCCTTCGATATAACGCTGATATTCCTCCTGGGGAGGCTGGGATACAGAGTCCTCCCAGGGGAGCCCATAGGCCTAATCATGGAGGTCCCCCAATACAAGAGGCCCTCCCTCAAAACCATACTGAAGAAGGCGTGGATTAGAACCCGGGAATTCATATTCGTCGCCTTCCCAATAATAATAGGCGGCAGCCTGATCCTGGAGGCGCTCAATATTACAGGCATATCCTGGACGGTCTCGGGACGTATGGCCCCGATAGTCTCGGGGTGGCTGAGGCTCCCCGAGGCTGCTGGCATACCCCTCATGTTCGGGGTTTTAAGGAAGGAGCTGACCATGATCCTCCTAGCCGAGGTTTCGGGAACCACCAATTTCAGCAGCATCCTAACCCCGGTGCAGATGGTGGTCTTCTCGCTCGTGACGATGCTTTACATCCCATGCATGGCCACGATAGGGGCCCTAATCAAGGAATACGGGTTGATGAAGGCCTTAACCATAACGTTGGTGGACGTGGCATTAGCCCTCCTCATCGGGGGATTAGCGGCCAGGATACTACCCATGGCCATGGCTGGATGA
- a CDS encoding ArsB/NhaD family transporter: MALISPPVLALLIFILSYFFFATGRRERTIASMAGALAVWATGIISADDVFKYVDLNSLGILFGMMVVVGVLKETGFFGWLGVHIANLVRCNPTYMLILFMMATGLLSAFLDNVTTVLFMTVVIMDIAEVLEIYPMPYIVAAIIASNIGGAATLIGDIPNIMIASAADISFTAFLANLGPAALICLLVSIIVVYVYFKGMLPREIEYLRVPMNPREAVNDPKLFRMGSIIFLGTILLFLAHDRIGLTPASIALGSAILLLFIGGPKMPMILERIEWSTLIFFSCLFIIVGGLEKTGVIHAITSIIAPLTHIWPPMLATIILWVSAIASAFIDNVPFTTAFIPIIRELNVPESNLLWWALALGTGFGGNGTIIGSSASIVAVGIASKRGVEIPFKDYMKIGMLTLGITVALGNLILILEYLG; the protein is encoded by the coding sequence ATGGCCCTGATAAGCCCCCCCGTCCTAGCCCTACTAATATTCATACTATCCTACTTCTTCTTCGCCACCGGCCGGAGGGAGCGTACGATAGCCTCCATGGCGGGGGCATTAGCCGTATGGGCCACCGGTATAATCTCCGCGGATGACGTGTTCAAGTACGTGGATCTAAACTCCCTGGGCATACTCTTCGGCATGATGGTGGTAGTGGGAGTTTTAAAGGAGACAGGGTTCTTCGGCTGGCTGGGGGTGCACATAGCGAACCTGGTGAGATGCAACCCAACCTACATGCTCATCCTATTCATGATGGCCACCGGCCTCCTATCAGCCTTCCTAGACAACGTGACGACGGTCCTCTTCATGACGGTGGTGATAATGGATATAGCGGAGGTTTTAGAGATATATCCCATGCCCTACATAGTGGCGGCCATAATCGCATCGAACATAGGTGGAGCAGCCACCCTGATAGGCGACATCCCAAACATAATGATCGCCTCCGCCGCGGATATAAGCTTCACAGCCTTCCTAGCCAACCTGGGACCAGCCGCCCTCATATGCCTGCTCGTATCAATAATAGTAGTATACGTGTATTTCAAGGGGATGCTCCCGAGGGAGATAGAGTACTTAAGGGTCCCCATGAATCCGAGGGAAGCCGTAAACGATCCTAAGCTCTTCAGGATGGGCAGCATAATATTCTTAGGCACCATACTCCTCTTCCTAGCCCACGACCGTATAGGGTTGACACCTGCATCCATAGCCTTGGGAAGCGCCATACTCCTCCTATTCATAGGGGGGCCGAAGATGCCCATGATACTTGAAAGGATTGAATGGAGCACCCTCATATTCTTCAGCTGCCTCTTCATAATAGTTGGGGGACTGGAGAAAACCGGCGTGATCCACGCGATAACCTCGATTATAGCCCCTCTAACCCATATATGGCCCCCCATGCTAGCCACCATAATCCTATGGGTTTCAGCCATAGCGTCAGCCTTCATAGATAACGTGCCCTTCACGACGGCCTTCATACCGATAATCCGGGAATTAAACGTTCCAGAAAGCAATCTTCTATGGTGGGCTCTAGCCCTCGGCACGGGCTTCGGCGGAAACGGGACGATCATAGGCTCCTCAGCTTCGATAGTCGCCGTTGGAATCGCCAGTAAGAGGGGGGTGGAGATCCCGTTCAAGGATTACATGAAGATCGGAATGCTAACCCTCGGGATAACCGTAGCCCTGGGAAACCTGATACTAATCCTGGAGTATCTAGGGTGA
- a CDS encoding HEPN domain-containing protein, whose product MSGERVNVIKERAGEFLELARDLLGRGRLDMASFNVHQACQLRIKAALLRLMGEAPRIHGLRELLGVLAKGLEELGCSGESDRILDLVRRYRDPLIDVESAYVESRYGVATATRGEVEGMIGAAEELFKLLDRVERDVLG is encoded by the coding sequence TTGAGCGGCGAGAGGGTTAACGTCATCAAGGAGAGGGCAGGGGAGTTCTTGGAGTTGGCCAGGGATCTCCTGGGGAGGGGCAGGCTGGACATGGCTTCATTCAACGTTCACCAGGCATGCCAGCTTAGGATCAAGGCCGCGCTGCTGAGGCTCATGGGGGAGGCGCCGAGGATCCACGGCCTCAGGGAGCTTTTAGGCGTGTTGGCCAAGGGGTTGGAGGAGCTGGGCTGCTCCGGGGAGTCGGATAGGATATTAGACCTCGTGAGGAGGTATAGGGATCCATTGATCGATGTGGAGAGCGCCTACGTGGAGTCCAGGTATGGGGTGGCGACGGCGACGAGGGGGGAGGTGGAGGGGATGATCGGGGCGGCCGAGGAGCTGTTCAAACTTCTCGACCGGGTGGAGAGGGATGTACTGGGTTAA